One Mycolicibacterium pulveris genomic region harbors:
- a CDS encoding DMT family transporter, with protein sequence MAWLILIVSGAFEAVWAVALSKSEGFSRPMPVAVFVVALIISMGGLGIALRDLPVGTGYAVWVGVGAALTVVYSLASGAESASLLKVVLLLGIVGCVVGLQLVSS encoded by the coding sequence ATGGCCTGGCTCATTCTCATCGTCTCCGGCGCCTTCGAAGCGGTGTGGGCCGTCGCGCTAAGTAAGTCGGAGGGGTTCAGCCGACCGATGCCCGTAGCGGTGTTCGTTGTGGCACTGATCATTTCGATGGGCGGTCTGGGCATCGCGCTGCGTGATCTACCGGTCGGCACCGGCTACGCGGTGTGGGTGGGCGTCGGCGCCGCGCTGACGGTCGTCTACTCGCTGGCCTCCGGGGCCGAGAGCGCATCACTTCTCAAGGTGGTTCTGCTGCTGGGCATCGTGGGCTGTGTCGTCGGCCTGCAGCTGGTCAGCAGCTAG
- the yhjD gene encoding inner membrane protein YhjD translates to MAAPDTETEPEKPGIIDRMRARYRWFDHVMRAQDRYKDSKGDFYAAGITYFTVFALFPLLMVGFAVGGFILVRQPDLLAQIEDRIRAAVSGDVGNQLVDLMDSAIASRTSVGIIGLVTAAWAGLGWMANLREALSQMWGLARQESKGFLRTKASDLLAILGLFLAIAVTVALTALGSAGPMRQVLEWVGLEEVPGVGLALRVVSMLTSLLISWLLFTWIIARLPRESVSFRSAMRAGLLAAVAFEVFKLVAALYLRSVVTGPAGATFGPVLGLMVFAYITARLILFATAWAATAAENMRPVPVEPPGRAFIAPRVQVREGVGFVGALTAALVGAVGALSLSRWVRR, encoded by the coding sequence ATGGCCGCGCCAGACACGGAGACCGAGCCGGAGAAGCCGGGCATCATCGACCGGATGCGCGCCCGTTATCGGTGGTTCGATCACGTGATGCGGGCCCAGGATCGCTACAAGGACAGCAAGGGCGACTTCTACGCGGCGGGCATCACCTACTTCACCGTCTTCGCGCTGTTCCCGTTGCTGATGGTGGGATTCGCCGTCGGCGGCTTCATCCTGGTGCGCCAGCCCGACCTGTTGGCCCAGATCGAGGACCGGATCCGTGCGGCGGTGTCGGGCGACGTCGGCAACCAGCTGGTCGACCTGATGGACTCGGCGATCGCGTCGCGCACGTCGGTCGGCATCATCGGCCTGGTCACCGCGGCCTGGGCGGGGCTGGGCTGGATGGCGAACCTGCGTGAGGCGCTCAGCCAGATGTGGGGCCTCGCCCGGCAGGAGTCCAAGGGGTTTCTGCGCACCAAGGCCTCGGACCTGCTGGCGATCCTCGGGCTGTTCCTCGCGATCGCCGTCACCGTTGCGCTGACCGCGCTGGGCAGCGCCGGACCGATGAGGCAAGTGCTCGAATGGGTTGGGCTGGAGGAAGTTCCGGGTGTCGGCCTGGCGTTGCGGGTGGTCTCCATGCTGACCTCGCTGCTGATCAGCTGGCTGCTGTTCACGTGGATCATCGCGCGGCTGCCCAGGGAGTCGGTGAGCTTTCGCAGCGCGATGCGGGCCGGGCTGCTGGCGGCCGTCGCGTTCGAGGTGTTCAAGCTGGTGGCCGCGCTCTACCTGCGATCGGTGGTCACCGGCCCGGCGGGCGCGACGTTCGGTCCGGTGCTGGGCCTGATGGTGTTCGCCTACATCACCGCGCGGCTGATCCTTTTCGCGACGGCGTGGGCCGCGACGGCGGCCGAGAACATGCGACCCGTGCCCGTCGAGCCGCCGGGGCGGGCCTTCATCGCGCCGCGGGTGCAGGTCCGCGAAGGCGTCGGGTTCGTCGGCGCGTTGACCGCGGCGCTCGTGGGAGCCGTTGGCGCGCTTAGTCTTTCGCGGTGGGTGCGACGCTAG
- the trpS gene encoding tryptophan--tRNA ligase produces MSIDRAAAQKKTVFSGVQPTSDSLHLGNALGAVKQWVGLQEEFDAFFCVVDLHAITVPQEPEQLRRRTLAVAAQYLALGIDPARATIFVQSHVPAHAELAWALGCFTGFGQASRMTQFKDKSQKQGSEATTVGLFTYPVLMAADVLLYDTDLVPVGEDQRQHLELARDVAQRFNARFPDTFVIPDVMIQKATAKIYDLADPTAKMSKSTATEAGLINLLDDPKVSAKKIRSAVTDSEREVRYDPETKPGVSNLLTIQSAITGTDVDKLVESYAGRGYGDLKSDTAEAVVEYVTPLKARVDELLADPTELESVLAAGAQRAREVSAKTLKRVYDRLGFLPPRS; encoded by the coding sequence ATGAGCATCGACCGCGCCGCTGCGCAGAAGAAGACCGTCTTCTCCGGTGTGCAACCCACATCGGACTCCCTGCATCTCGGCAACGCCCTCGGCGCCGTCAAGCAGTGGGTGGGGCTGCAGGAGGAATTCGACGCGTTCTTCTGTGTGGTCGACCTGCACGCGATCACCGTGCCGCAGGAACCCGAGCAGTTGCGCAGGCGCACGCTGGCCGTCGCCGCGCAGTACCTGGCGTTGGGCATCGACCCGGCACGCGCCACGATCTTCGTGCAGAGCCATGTTCCCGCGCACGCCGAACTCGCCTGGGCGCTGGGGTGTTTCACCGGCTTCGGGCAGGCGTCGCGGATGACGCAGTTCAAGGACAAGTCGCAGAAGCAGGGCAGCGAGGCCACCACCGTGGGGCTGTTCACGTACCCGGTGCTGATGGCCGCCGACGTGCTGCTCTACGACACCGACCTGGTGCCGGTCGGCGAGGACCAGCGCCAGCATCTGGAGCTGGCACGCGATGTCGCGCAACGGTTCAACGCGCGGTTTCCCGACACGTTCGTCATCCCCGACGTGATGATCCAGAAGGCCACCGCCAAGATCTACGACCTGGCCGACCCGACCGCCAAGATGAGCAAGTCCACGGCCACCGAGGCGGGGTTGATCAACCTGCTCGACGACCCGAAGGTGTCGGCCAAGAAGATCCGCTCGGCGGTCACCGACAGCGAGCGTGAGGTGCGCTACGACCCCGAGACCAAACCGGGCGTTTCCAACCTGTTGACCATCCAGTCGGCGATCACCGGCACCGACGTCGACAAGCTCGTGGAGTCCTACGCGGGCCGCGGATACGGCGATCTGAAGTCCGACACCGCCGAGGCCGTCGTCGAGTACGTCACCCCGCTCAAGGCCCGCGTCGACGAACTCCTCGCCGACCCGACCGAACTGGAATCGGTGTTGGCGGCCGGCGCACAGCGCGCCCGGGAAGTGTCTGCGAAGACGCTCAAGCGGGTATACGACCGACTGGGCTTTCTGCCGCCACGTTCTTGA
- a CDS encoding exodeoxyribonuclease III, giving the protein MIVSTVNVNGIRAAVKQRSPDNLGLLAWLADTAADVVCLQETRADDDQLAAALAPALSDGWQLASAEPHIKGRSGVAVLSRRPITAARPLESDEFATHGRYLEVDVAGATVASVYVQTGEAETDRQLEKERFMTALAKRMAELADRDAVVCGDWNIAHTENDIKNWKGNLKESGFLPSECQWLTELLDSGLVDVVRALHPGVAGPYSWWSWRGRAFDNDAGWRIDYHLATRTLAARTVSARVERAAAYAMRWSDHAPVTVEYRG; this is encoded by the coding sequence GTGATCGTCAGCACCGTCAACGTCAACGGAATCCGCGCCGCGGTCAAGCAGCGTTCGCCGGACAACCTGGGCCTGCTGGCCTGGCTTGCCGACACCGCCGCCGACGTGGTGTGCCTGCAGGAGACCCGGGCCGACGACGACCAGCTGGCCGCGGCGCTGGCGCCCGCGCTGTCCGACGGCTGGCAGCTGGCCTCGGCCGAACCACATATCAAGGGCCGCAGCGGCGTTGCCGTGCTGTCGCGCCGGCCGATCACCGCGGCGCGGCCGCTGGAGTCCGACGAGTTCGCGACGCACGGCCGATACCTCGAGGTCGACGTCGCCGGGGCCACCGTGGCGAGCGTCTACGTGCAGACCGGCGAAGCCGAAACCGACCGCCAGCTGGAGAAGGAGCGCTTCATGACGGCGCTGGCCAAGCGGATGGCCGAACTCGCCGACCGCGACGCGGTGGTGTGCGGCGACTGGAACATCGCGCACACCGAAAACGACATCAAGAACTGGAAGGGCAACCTCAAGGAGTCGGGCTTTCTGCCCAGCGAGTGCCAATGGCTCACCGAGCTGCTGGACTCCGGCTTGGTCGACGTGGTCCGGGCCCTGCATCCGGGGGTGGCCGGACCGTACTCGTGGTGGTCATGGCGCGGGCGGGCCTTCGACAACGACGCCGGCTGGCGCATCGACTACCACTTGGCGACTCGGACGTTGGCCGCGCGGACGGTGTCGGCGCGGGTGGAGCGCGCCGCGGCGTACGCGATGCGGTGGTCCGACCACGCGCCGGTCACCGTCGAATATCGCGGTTAG
- a CDS encoding alpha/beta fold hydrolase has protein sequence MTLRAPIHLGSGEPMLLLHPFMMSQSVWKDVAPLIAGVDVADPTAPATGRYEVYAPTMPGHNGGVKGRFFLDTVELADDMERRMDELGWDTAHIVGNSLGGWVAFELERRGRARTLTGIAPAGGWSRFTPAKFEIVFKFVAGLPVWLIAKALGPRALRLPFARQLAYVPVSAGPEGLSDEDLLVIIDDVTHCPAYYQLLLKSLLLPGLRELTESAAPVHLVICEKDRVLPHPRFTRHFTEHLPEHTEITHLDGVGHIPMFEAPERVAETIVEFVDRNAAPPPRKAVM, from the coding sequence ATGACCCTGCGCGCCCCGATCCACCTCGGCTCCGGCGAACCGATGCTTTTGCTGCACCCGTTCATGATGTCGCAGAGCGTGTGGAAAGACGTCGCACCGCTGATTGCTGGAGTCGATGTCGCCGACCCGACCGCTCCGGCCACGGGCCGCTACGAGGTCTACGCGCCCACCATGCCTGGTCACAACGGCGGGGTGAAGGGCCGCTTCTTCCTGGACACCGTGGAGCTCGCCGACGACATGGAACGCCGCATGGACGAGCTGGGTTGGGACACCGCTCACATCGTCGGCAACTCGCTGGGCGGCTGGGTCGCGTTCGAGCTGGAGCGTCGTGGCCGGGCGCGCACGCTGACCGGGATCGCGCCCGCGGGTGGCTGGAGCCGCTTCACCCCCGCCAAGTTCGAGATCGTGTTCAAGTTCGTCGCCGGCCTGCCGGTCTGGCTGATCGCGAAGGCGCTGGGACCGCGCGCCCTGCGCCTGCCGTTCGCCCGGCAGCTGGCGTACGTGCCGGTCAGCGCAGGCCCCGAGGGGCTGTCCGACGAGGACCTGTTGGTCATCATCGACGACGTCACCCACTGCCCGGCCTACTACCAGCTGCTGCTCAAGTCGCTGTTGCTGCCGGGGCTGCGAGAACTGACCGAGAGCGCCGCGCCCGTCCACCTGGTGATCTGCGAGAAGGACCGGGTGCTGCCGCATCCCCGGTTCACGCGGCACTTCACCGAGCACCTGCCCGAGCACACCGAGATCACCCACCTCGACGGCGTCGGGCACATCCCGATGTTCGAGGCCCCCGAGCGCGTCGCCGAAACGATCGTCGAGTTCGTCGACCGCAACGCCGCGCCGCCGCCGCGCAAGGCTGTGATGTAG
- a CDS encoding NADP-dependent isocitrate dehydrogenase — MAKVKVEGTVVELDGDEMTRVIWKLIKDTFIYPYLDINLDYYDLGIENRDATDDQVTIEAAEAIKRHGVGVKCATITPDEARVKEFGLKKMWQSPNGTIRNILGGTIFRAPIVIKNVPRLVPGWTKPIIIGRHAFGDQYRAFNTKVDRPGTFTVTFTPDDGSEPMVHDVVSIPEGGGVIMGMYNFRRSIQDFARSTFNFALQQKYPVYLSTKNTILKGYDGMFKDEFQRIFDEEYKDKFDAEGLTYEHRLIDDMVAASLKWEGGYVWACKNYDGDVQSDTVAQGFGSLGLMTSVLMTPDGRTVEAEAAHGTVTRHYRQYQQGKPTSTNPIASIFAWTRGLAHRGKLDDTPAVIEFAETLEEVVIGTVEGGQMTKDLALLIGPEQQWQTTEVFFESIAENFEKELR; from the coding sequence ATGGCCAAGGTCAAAGTCGAAGGCACGGTAGTCGAACTCGATGGCGACGAGATGACCCGCGTCATCTGGAAGCTCATCAAGGACACGTTCATCTACCCCTACCTCGACATCAACCTGGACTACTACGACCTCGGCATCGAGAACCGTGACGCCACCGACGACCAGGTCACCATCGAGGCGGCCGAGGCGATCAAGCGCCACGGGGTCGGGGTCAAATGCGCCACGATCACGCCCGACGAGGCCAGGGTCAAGGAGTTCGGGCTGAAGAAGATGTGGCAGTCGCCCAACGGGACCATCCGGAACATTCTGGGCGGCACCATCTTCCGGGCCCCGATCGTGATCAAGAACGTGCCGCGGCTGGTGCCGGGCTGGACCAAGCCGATCATCATCGGCCGCCACGCATTCGGCGACCAGTACCGCGCCTTCAACACCAAGGTCGACCGGCCCGGCACGTTCACCGTCACGTTCACCCCCGACGACGGCAGCGAGCCGATGGTTCACGACGTGGTGTCCATCCCCGAGGGCGGCGGCGTCATCATGGGCATGTACAACTTCCGCAGGTCCATCCAGGACTTCGCGCGTTCGACGTTCAATTTTGCGCTGCAGCAGAAGTATCCGGTGTACCTGTCGACGAAGAACACCATCCTCAAGGGCTACGACGGGATGTTCAAGGACGAGTTCCAGCGCATCTTCGACGAGGAGTACAAAGACAAGTTCGACGCCGAAGGGCTGACATACGAGCACCGGCTGATCGATGACATGGTGGCCGCCAGCCTCAAGTGGGAGGGCGGCTACGTGTGGGCCTGCAAGAACTACGACGGCGATGTGCAGTCCGACACGGTCGCACAGGGTTTCGGCTCGCTGGGGCTGATGACGTCGGTGCTGATGACCCCGGACGGCAGGACCGTGGAGGCCGAGGCCGCGCACGGCACCGTCACCCGGCACTACCGGCAGTACCAGCAGGGCAAGCCGACGTCGACCAACCCGATCGCCTCGATCTTCGCGTGGACCAGGGGCCTGGCGCACCGCGGCAAACTGGATGACACCCCCGCGGTGATCGAGTTCGCCGAAACGCTCGAAGAGGTGGTGATCGGCACGGTCGAGGGCGGTCAGATGACCAAGGACCTGGCATTGCTGATCGGCCCGGAGCAGCAGTGGCAGACCACCGAGGTGTTCTTCGAGTCGATCGCCGAGAACTTTGAGAAGGAGCTACGTTAG
- a CDS encoding NADP-dependent isocitrate dehydrogenase, translated as MSAAQPTIIYTLTDEAPLLATYAFLPIIRTFAEPAGIEIKTSDISVAARILAEFGDYLTEEQRVPDNLGELGRLTQLPDTNIIKLPNISASVPQLVAAIKELQGKGYAVPDYPGDPKTDEEKAIKERYAKVLGSAVNPVLREGNSDRRAPKAVKEYARKNPHSMAEWSQASRTHVATMRGGDFYAGEKSMTLDRPRKVKMVLNTKGGETIVLKPEVKLDEGDIIDSMFMSRKALCDFYEQQMQDAYKTGVMFSLHVKATMMKVSHPIVFGHAVKIFYKDAFAKHQELFDELGVNVNNGLSDLYDKIESLPASLRDEIIDDLHRCHETRPELAMVDSARGITNFHSPSDVIVDASMPAMIRAGGKMYGADGKLKDTKAVNPESTFSRIYQEMINFCKTHGQFDPTTMGTVPNVGLMAQQAEEYGSHDKTFEVPEDGVADIVDIDTGEVLMTQNVETGDIWRMPIVKDAAIRDWVKLTVTRARASGMTALFWLDTERPHEVELRKKVKAYLQDHDTEGLHIQIMPQVWAMRYTLERLIRGQDTIAVTGNILRDYLTDLFPILELGTSAKMLSIVPLMAGGGMYETGAGGSAPKHVKQLVEENHLRWDSLGEFLALGACFEDLGRKTDNKAAALLGKTLDSAIGKLLDNNKSPSRKTGELDNRGSQFYLAMYWALELAAQTENKELAEHFASLAEELAKNEDTIVTELTEVQGNSVDIGGYYYPDPEKTTAVMRPSKTLNATLESVTAQ; from the coding sequence ATGAGTGCTGCGCAGCCAACCATCATCTACACGCTGACCGACGAGGCGCCGCTGCTCGCGACCTACGCGTTCCTGCCGATCATCCGCACCTTCGCCGAGCCCGCCGGTATCGAGATCAAGACCAGCGACATCTCGGTGGCGGCCCGCATCCTGGCGGAGTTCGGCGACTACCTGACCGAAGAGCAGCGGGTGCCCGACAACCTCGGCGAGCTGGGCCGGCTCACGCAGCTGCCGGACACCAACATCATCAAACTGCCCAACATCAGCGCATCGGTGCCGCAGCTGGTGGCCGCGATCAAGGAGCTGCAGGGCAAGGGCTACGCGGTTCCGGACTACCCCGGGGACCCGAAGACCGACGAGGAAAAGGCGATCAAGGAGCGCTACGCCAAGGTGCTGGGCAGTGCCGTGAACCCCGTTCTGCGGGAGGGCAACTCGGACCGGCGCGCGCCGAAGGCGGTCAAGGAGTACGCGCGCAAGAACCCGCACAGCATGGCGGAGTGGTCGCAGGCGTCGCGCACCCACGTGGCCACGATGCGGGGTGGCGACTTCTACGCCGGTGAGAAGTCGATGACGCTGGACCGGCCGCGCAAGGTCAAGATGGTGCTGAACACCAAGGGCGGCGAAACGATCGTGCTCAAGCCCGAAGTGAAGCTCGACGAGGGCGACATCATCGACAGCATGTTCATGAGCCGAAAGGCGCTGTGCGACTTCTACGAACAGCAGATGCAGGACGCCTACAAGACCGGCGTGATGTTCTCGCTGCACGTCAAGGCCACCATGATGAAGGTCAGCCACCCGATCGTGTTCGGCCACGCGGTCAAGATCTTCTATAAGGACGCGTTCGCCAAGCACCAGGAGCTGTTCGACGAGCTCGGCGTCAACGTCAACAACGGGCTCTCGGACCTCTACGACAAGATCGAATCCCTGCCTGCCTCACTGCGTGACGAGATCATCGATGATCTGCACCGCTGTCACGAGACCCGCCCGGAGCTGGCGATGGTCGACTCGGCGCGCGGGATCACCAACTTCCACTCGCCCAGCGACGTCATCGTGGACGCCTCGATGCCCGCGATGATCCGCGCCGGCGGCAAGATGTACGGCGCCGACGGGAAGCTCAAGGACACCAAGGCGGTCAACCCCGAGTCGACGTTCTCGCGGATCTATCAGGAGATGATCAACTTCTGTAAGACCCACGGGCAGTTCGATCCGACGACCATGGGCACCGTGCCCAATGTCGGGTTGATGGCGCAGCAGGCCGAGGAGTACGGCAGCCACGACAAGACGTTCGAAGTCCCCGAGGACGGCGTGGCCGACATCGTCGACATCGACACCGGCGAGGTGCTGATGACCCAGAACGTGGAGACCGGCGACATATGGCGCATGCCGATCGTCAAGGACGCCGCGATCCGGGACTGGGTGAAGCTGACCGTCACCCGGGCCAGGGCCTCCGGCATGACCGCGTTGTTCTGGCTGGACACCGAACGCCCGCACGAGGTGGAGCTGCGCAAGAAGGTCAAGGCCTACCTGCAGGATCACGACACCGAGGGCCTACACATCCAGATCATGCCGCAGGTGTGGGCGATGCGGTACACCCTGGAACGGCTCATCCGCGGCCAGGACACCATCGCGGTGACCGGCAACATCCTGCGCGACTATCTGACCGACCTGTTCCCGATCCTGGAGCTGGGCACCAGCGCCAAGATGCTCTCGATCGTGCCGCTGATGGCCGGCGGCGGAATGTATGAGACCGGCGCGGGCGGTTCGGCGCCCAAGCACGTCAAGCAGCTGGTGGAGGAGAACCACCTGCGCTGGGATTCGCTCGGGGAATTCCTCGCGCTCGGAGCGTGTTTCGAGGACCTGGGCCGCAAGACCGACAACAAGGCGGCGGCGCTACTGGGCAAGACGCTGGACTCCGCGATCGGCAAGCTGCTGGACAACAACAAGAGCCCGTCGCGCAAGACCGGGGAGCTCGACAACCGCGGCAGCCAGTTCTACCTCGCGATGTACTGGGCCCTGGAGCTGGCCGCGCAGACCGAGAACAAGGAACTCGCCGAACATTTCGCGTCGTTGGCCGAGGAGCTGGCCAAGAACGAGGACACCATCGTCACCGAACTCACCGAGGTGCAAGGCAATTCGGTCGACATCGGCGGTTACTACTACCCCGATCCGGAGAAGACCACCGCGGTGATGCGGCCGAGCAAGACGCTGAACGCCACGCTGGAGTCCGTTACTGCTCAGTAG
- a CDS encoding bifunctional o-acetylhomoserine/o-acetylserine sulfhydrylase encodes MSTDNQADDPTAHWAFETKQVHAGQTPDPATNARALPIYQTTSFTFDSTEHAAALFGLAEPGNIYTRIMNPTQDAVEQRIAALEGGVAALFLASGQAASHFAILNIAHTGDHIVSSPRLYGGTYNLFHYTFPKIGIEVGFVEDPDDLESWRAAARPNTKAFFAETISNPQIDVLDIPNVAAVAHDVGVPLIVDNTIATPYLLQPISHGADIVVHSATKYLGGHGTTIAGVIVDGGTFDWTNGNFPGFTTPDPSYHGVVYAELGPPAFALKARVQLLRDLGSAASPFNAFLIAQGLETLSLRVERHVENAQRVAEYLAGHDAVLSVNYAGLPSSPWHALANKLLPKGTGAVLAFELAGGVDAGKAFVNALTLHSHVANIGDVRSLVIHPASTTHAQLSPEEQLATGVTPGLVRLAVGIEGIDDILADLERGFAAAKPFSTAGPTDPKTTAAF; translated from the coding sequence ATGAGCACCGACAACCAGGCTGACGATCCCACCGCGCACTGGGCGTTTGAGACCAAACAGGTCCACGCCGGCCAGACGCCCGATCCGGCGACGAACGCGCGGGCCCTGCCGATCTATCAGACCACCAGCTTCACGTTCGACAGCACCGAGCATGCCGCCGCGCTGTTCGGGTTGGCCGAGCCCGGCAACATCTACACCCGGATCATGAACCCGACCCAGGACGCCGTCGAGCAGCGCATCGCCGCCCTGGAAGGCGGGGTGGCCGCGCTGTTTCTGGCGTCCGGCCAGGCGGCGTCGCACTTCGCGATCCTCAACATCGCCCACACCGGCGACCACATCGTGTCCAGCCCGCGCCTGTACGGCGGCACCTACAACCTGTTCCACTACACGTTCCCCAAGATCGGCATCGAGGTCGGCTTCGTGGAGGACCCCGACGACCTGGAGTCCTGGCGCGCCGCGGCCCGGCCGAACACCAAGGCGTTCTTCGCCGAGACGATCTCCAACCCGCAGATAGACGTGCTCGACATCCCTAACGTCGCGGCCGTCGCGCACGACGTCGGGGTTCCGCTGATCGTCGACAACACCATCGCGACGCCGTACCTGCTGCAGCCCATCAGCCACGGCGCCGACATCGTCGTGCACTCGGCCACCAAGTACCTCGGCGGCCATGGCACCACGATCGCGGGTGTCATCGTCGACGGCGGCACCTTCGACTGGACCAACGGCAACTTCCCCGGGTTCACCACCCCCGATCCCAGCTACCACGGTGTGGTGTACGCCGAACTCGGCCCGCCGGCGTTCGCGCTGAAGGCCCGGGTGCAGCTGCTGCGTGATCTGGGCTCGGCCGCCTCCCCGTTCAACGCGTTCCTGATCGCCCAGGGGTTGGAGACGCTGAGCCTGCGCGTCGAGCGTCATGTCGAGAACGCCCAGCGCGTCGCCGAGTACCTGGCCGGGCACGACGCGGTCCTCTCGGTGAACTACGCCGGGCTGCCCAGCTCGCCGTGGCATGCACTGGCAAACAAGCTGCTGCCCAAGGGAACCGGGGCGGTGCTGGCCTTCGAGCTGGCCGGCGGCGTTGACGCCGGGAAGGCGTTCGTCAACGCGCTGACGCTGCACAGCCACGTCGCCAACATCGGCGACGTGCGGTCGCTGGTGATCCATCCGGCGTCGACGACCCACGCGCAGCTCTCCCCTGAGGAGCAGCTGGCCACCGGCGTCACCCCGGGACTGGTGCGTCTGGCCGTCGGGATCGAGGGCATCGACGACATCCTGGCCGACCTCGAGCGCGGCTTCGCCGCGGCCAAGCCGTTCTCGACCGCGGGGCCCACGGACCCCAAGACCACGGCGGCGTTCTGA
- the metX gene encoding homoserine O-acetyltransferase MetX, translating to MTLTDFEADVPALTLPAEGEIGIVDVGPLTLESGAVIDDVQIAVQRWGELSPERDNVVMVLHALTGDSHITGPAGPGHPTPGWWDGIAGPGAAIDTDRWCAVATNVLGGCRGSTGPSSLHRDGKPWGSRFPHVTVRDQVEADIAALKALGITEVAAVVGGSLGGARALEWMVGHPDKVRSALLLAVGARATADQIGTQSTQIAAIKADPNWHGGDYYDTGTSPDVGMSIARRIAHLTYRGEVELDNRFGNDPQGTENPRAGGRYAVQSYLEHQGAKLVARFDAGTYVALTESLSSHDVGRGRGGVEAALRGCPVPALVGGITSDRLYPLRLQEELAELLPNCGGLQVVDSIYGHDGFLVEMEAVGKLIRQTLELASK from the coding sequence ATGACCCTCACTGATTTCGAGGCCGATGTGCCAGCTTTGACTCTTCCCGCCGAAGGCGAGATCGGCATTGTCGACGTCGGGCCGCTGACGCTCGAGAGCGGCGCCGTCATCGACGACGTGCAGATCGCCGTGCAACGTTGGGGCGAGTTGTCGCCCGAGCGCGACAACGTGGTGATGGTGCTGCACGCGCTGACCGGAGATTCCCACATCACCGGCCCCGCCGGACCCGGCCACCCGACGCCGGGCTGGTGGGACGGCATCGCCGGGCCCGGCGCCGCGATCGACACCGACCGGTGGTGCGCGGTGGCCACCAACGTGCTGGGCGGTTGCCGCGGCTCGACGGGTCCCAGCTCGCTGCACCGCGACGGAAAGCCGTGGGGCTCAAGGTTTCCCCATGTGACGGTGCGCGACCAGGTCGAGGCCGACATCGCCGCGCTCAAGGCGTTGGGCATCACCGAGGTCGCCGCGGTGGTCGGCGGCTCGCTGGGTGGTGCCCGCGCGCTGGAGTGGATGGTCGGGCATCCCGACAAGGTCCGCTCGGCGCTGCTGCTCGCGGTCGGCGCCCGCGCCACCGCCGATCAGATCGGCACGCAGAGCACGCAGATCGCCGCGATCAAGGCCGACCCGAACTGGCACGGCGGCGACTACTACGACACCGGCACGTCACCCGACGTCGGCATGAGCATCGCCCGGCGCATCGCGCACCTGACGTATCGGGGTGAGGTGGAGCTGGACAACCGCTTCGGCAACGATCCGCAGGGCACCGAGAATCCCCGCGCAGGCGGCCGTTACGCGGTGCAAAGCTACCTCGAGCATCAGGGCGCCAAGCTGGTCGCGCGTTTCGACGCGGGCACCTACGTGGCGCTCACCGAATCGCTGTCCAGCCACGACGTCGGCCGCGGCCGCGGTGGCGTCGAGGCCGCGCTGCGCGGCTGTCCGGTGCCTGCGCTGGTCGGCGGGATCACCTCGGACCGGCTGTATCCGCTGCGGTTGCAGGAGGAACTGGCCGAGCTGCTGCCCAACTGCGGCGGGCTGCAGGTTGTCGACTCGATCTACGGCCACGACGGCTTTCTGGTCGAGATGGAGGCGGTCGGCAAGCTGATCCGCCAGACGCTGGAGTTGGCCTCGAAATGA
- a CDS encoding class I SAM-dependent methyltransferase, giving the protein MTRSDQRRSLSFGAEAAAYERGRPSYPPEAIDWLLPSDARDVLDLGAGTGKLTTRLVERGLDVVAVDPIPEMLELLSNSLPDTPALLGTAEEIPLPDDSVDAVLVAQAWHWFDPDRAVKEVARVLRPGGRLGLVWNTRDERMGWVKELGRIIGHEDDPFTNRVTLPEPFTNVARHQVEWTNYLTPQALIDLVASRSYCITSPEKVRVKTLDQVRELLATHPALANATGLALPYVTVCIRAELT; this is encoded by the coding sequence GTGACCCGCTCGGATCAGCGGCGCTCGCTGTCGTTCGGCGCGGAGGCCGCGGCGTACGAGCGCGGCAGACCGTCGTATCCGCCGGAGGCCATCGACTGGTTGCTGCCGTCGGACGCGCGCGACGTGCTGGATCTGGGTGCAGGCACGGGCAAGCTGACCACGCGGCTGGTGGAACGCGGCCTGGATGTGGTTGCCGTCGACCCCATCCCGGAAATGCTTGAGCTGCTGAGTAATTCGCTGCCGGACACGCCGGCGCTGCTCGGCACCGCGGAGGAGATCCCGTTGCCTGACGACAGCGTCGACGCCGTGCTGGTAGCGCAGGCCTGGCACTGGTTCGACCCGGATCGCGCGGTCAAGGAGGTGGCCAGGGTGCTGCGTCCCGGAGGCAGGCTCGGGCTGGTGTGGAACACCCGCGACGAACGGATGGGCTGGGTCAAGGAACTCGGCCGCATCATCGGCCACGAGGACGACCCGTTCACCAACCGGGTGACGCTGCCCGAGCCGTTCACCAATGTGGCGCGCCATCAGGTGGAATGGACGAACTATCTGACGCCGCAGGCCCTCATCGATCTGGTCGCCTCGCGCAGCTACTGCATCACCTCGCCGGAGAAGGTGCGCGTCAAGACGCTCGACCAGGTGCGCGAGCTGCTGGCCACCCATCCCGCGCTGGCCAACGCGACGGGCTTGGCGCTGCCCTATGTCACCGTCTGCATCCGCGCCGAACTCACCTGA